TGCCAACCTTCGCCATAAGTCAGGATCGCTGCCCACCACAAATTCCGAGAATTGTCCTCTGACTCATGACTGCGATAGCCTGTCATGTGACTAGCAGAGTTAATTAACCAGGTACTATGCCAAAGCAGAACGGCTCGGAGAAATAGTCCATAGATTACAAATGACCAACCGCCAAGCAGGTACAGCACAACGCCAAGGGGAATTTGCAGGAGTAGATAATAGCGATCGAGCCAGCGGTAGAAGGCATCTTTCGCTAAATCAGGTGCAAATTTGCGATTTGATTCGTATTCAAAAAACTCTGGGCGGTTGTAAAGCAACCAACCCATGTGGCTCCACCAAAACCCTCGTTTTGCCGAATAGGGGTCTTTGTCAATGTCTTCTGTGTAGGTGTGGTGCCGACGATGCCCTGCCACCCAAAAGATTGGACCCCCTTGTAATGCCAAAGCACCCACAGTTGCGATCGCATATTCCAATCCCTTTGGCACCTGCAAACTGCGATGCGTCAGTAGTCGATGATACCCCAGACAAATGCCGATACTGCCAAATAACCAGTGCAGGAAGATCGCAACTCCCAGTGCCGACCAGGAGAAGGCATTGCTGAATGAGAAGATGAATTAGACTGGAATGGGCACATCTCGAAATTTGAGGTAGTGCAGTAACAAGCGAATCGAATGACTGAGCATCTCCACTGACTTCGAGTAGCACAAGGTCTTACGATGCA
This sequence is a window from Cyanobacteria bacterium FACHB-DQ100. Protein-coding genes within it:
- a CDS encoding IS1 family transposase; the protein is HRKTLCYSKSVEMLSHSIRLLLHYLKFRDVPIPV